A window of Roseburia hominis A2-183 genomic DNA:
CGGGTTTGTGCCATCCGGGACATGCGTTGCCGTCTTATCGATATTCACATGGTCAAACAGGTTCTCCTGCATAAAATAGTAATAACTCTGCGGATCCGTGTGTGCCAGGCCGCGATATTCGTCCAGATTGACCGTTGACACTCTGGAAAAGTCAAGATCTCCCTTCTCATACCACTCGATCAGCTGGCGGTATGTTCCCACCGGCGTCGATCCCGTGGCAAGACCGAGTACACAGTCCGGTTTCATAATAATCTGCGCCGAAATGATATTTGCCGCCTTTCTGCTCATGTCCTGATAGTCTTTTGCTCTGATAATGTTCATCGTAATCCCTTTTTCCTTTCTCTCATGAGGCAGGAGACGCCTTCCCGTCTCCCGCCCGTTATTTACTGCAGATTTTTCTGCCTCTGTCTTGACTTTATCAGCCAGGCAACGCCCTTTCAAGGGTTTGCAGGCAACTGCACAAACAGGGATAAAAAAAGGCAAGCGCAAATCACTTTTCATTTTCCATGGAAGATGATATGATACATACATCAATACCTGTCAGGAGATTTTTACATGGTTTATGCGATTATTGCCGGCGGGGTATTCCTGTCGGATCTCATCTTAAAGCGTTACATGGACAAAAAATATGCCCGCAAGGTGCGCCATCCGCGGCTTGGGGGCAGGATTGTCCTGGAAAAATATTATAACAAAGGCGCGGCTTTGAATTTCATGGTAAAAAGGCCAAATCTTCTGCGCATCATCCACACCGTCATTCTTGTCGTTGTCGGGATTTTTTCCTATTTTCTGATGCGCCTTAGCGGACACGCGCTGGAAAAAACGGGCGTTGCACTCCTGCTCGGCGGCGGTTTAAACAACCTTTACGACCGCTACACGAAGGGGCATGTCGTCGACTATTTTCATCTGAATTTCGGTCCGAAATGGCTGCGCGCGATCGTCTTCAACATCTCTGACTTCTGCATTTTCATCGGGGCACTGCTCGCCGTTGCCGGATCGGAGGTCTCATGACCAGAGAATCCTATGAGAAAATCACCGGCATCTTACGGGGACATCCGCGGCGCATCCGGCTGGTATGCCTGCTCAACCACACCTTGACCGGCTTTATTTTTGTGCTGTACCCGGCGTTTCTGCTGCTGCTTTTTCTTGAGGGCAGCGCTTTTTTCCTGCGGGCGCTTCTCGTTCCCGCCGTCTCCTTTGCCGCAGTCACGCTCTTCCGACGGATCTTTAACGCCCCAAGACCTTATGAGAAGTTCGGCCTTCCGCCTGCCATAGAAAAAGATACGGCCGGGAAATCTTTTCCCAGCCGTCATGTCTTTTCCGTATTTATCATTGCCGCCACCATTTTCTATGTCCACCCCTCCGCCGGCATTCTGCTCGGACTCCTAGGGGTTGTCCTTGCCGTCCTGCGCGTGATCGGCGGCGTTCATGAGCCGCGCGACGTCATCGCAGGCGCTCTTGCAGGGATTCTGTGCGGTGTGCTCGGATACTATGTACTCTAGCCGTCCGGCACCTTACTTTCCCAGTACCTGATTCCGGTATTCATTGGCAGAGACTCCCTCCTGCTTCTTAAATACCCTCGAAAAATGTGCCAGATCTAAAAATCCCACCTGCTCGGAGATATCTCCGATGCGCAGCGACGGATCTTTTAGCAGTTCTTTCGCATGCTCGATACGGACGTGATTTAAAATATCCGAAAAGCTCTGCCCCGTGTGGCGGTTTAAAAGCTTGCTTAAGTGCCACTGACTCACATACGTCTTCTCTGCCACCTCGCAGAGCGTCAGCTTCTTCGTATAATTCTCCTCAATGTAAGTCAGTGCATTCTTCACGATAAAGCTGCTTGATGCGCTCTCCTTGTGCGCTTCCGCCGCTTCTTCATCCTGCGGATCACGCTTCGGCTCATCCCCGGTAATTCCTTTCCGTTTTAAGTTCCCGCACATCTTGCCGATGGCTTCTTCCAGTTCGTCCATGTTGGACGGCTTGAGCAGAAAGCGCGTCACCCCGAGACGGATTGCCTCCTTCGCGTACTCGAAATCACGGTAGCCCGTCAGAACACAGACCTCGAGATCCGGGAACTGCGAGTGGATCGCAGCGATCATCGCCAGTCCGTCCATCTCCGGCATGCAGATATCCATAAACACAATATCCGGGTGAATCTCCTCGATAATCTTTTTCCCTTCCAGTCCGTCGTGCGCCGTTGCCGCGACCTTACAATTCCACTTTTCCCACGCGATGCTCCTCGATAACCCTTCCACGATGATCGGTTCGTCATCCACAATCATCACCTTGTACATAGCCAATCCTCCACTTGAGCAAATTCCGCTCTCTTTCCAAGAAGTCTAGCCTTTCACGGCACCTGCTGTCAATCCTTTGATGATATTTTTCTGTAACAGCACATACACAATCATGACCGGGATGACAATGATCGTAACCGACGCCGCCATCAATCCGAAATCGGTTCCATACTGGGAACTGATCTGTTCTAACAGTGTGGAGATCGGATACCTGGTCGGGTCACGCATCATGATTTTCTGTACAAAGAGGTCGTTATAAGACCAGAGGAAACTAAAGATGGCAACCGTTGCAAGTGACGGTCTGCAAAGCGGAACAATAATTTTTCCAAATACCTTAAATACATCTGCGCCTTCCATGTAGGCAGCTTCCTCCATCTCCAGCGGGATGCTCTGCATGAAACCGGTCATAACGATCGTCGCAAAGCTTAAGTTTCCAGCAATCTGCGGCAGGATAACCGCAATGCTTTT
This region includes:
- a CDS encoding signal peptidase II; the encoded protein is MVYAIIAGGVFLSDLILKRYMDKKYARKVRHPRLGGRIVLEKYYNKGAALNFMVKRPNLLRIIHTVILVVVGIFSYFLMRLSGHALEKTGVALLLGGGLNNLYDRYTKGHVVDYFHLNFGPKWLRAIVFNISDFCIFIGALLAVAGSEVS
- a CDS encoding phosphatase PAP2 family protein, translating into MTRESYEKITGILRGHPRRIRLVCLLNHTLTGFIFVLYPAFLLLLFLEGSAFFLRALLVPAVSFAAVTLFRRIFNAPRPYEKFGLPPAIEKDTAGKSFPSRHVFSVFIIAATIFYVHPSAGILLGLLGVVLAVLRVIGGVHEPRDVIAGALAGILCGVLGYYVL
- a CDS encoding response regulator transcription factor; translation: MYKVMIVDDEPIIVEGLSRSIAWEKWNCKVAATAHDGLEGKKIIEEIHPDIVFMDICMPEMDGLAMIAAIHSQFPDLEVCVLTGYRDFEYAKEAIRLGVTRFLLKPSNMDELEEAIGKMCGNLKRKGITGDEPKRDPQDEEAAEAHKESASSSFIVKNALTYIEENYTKKLTLCEVAEKTYVSQWHLSKLLNRHTGQSFSDILNHVRIEHAKELLKDPSLRIGDISEQVGFLDLAHFSRVFKKQEGVSANEYRNQVLGK